Proteins encoded within one genomic window of Ascaphus truei isolate aAscTru1 chromosome 8, aAscTru1.hap1, whole genome shotgun sequence:
- the LOC142501960 gene encoding uncharacterized protein LOC142501960 isoform X3, with protein MSRGEGELERSLLRLEDEQQRCEGLATVNALLREDLGRTQETNEVLGEDLHKLTADWTGAMQELERKERDWKAERELYTSCIQGERSRLLRVWTEVVTFHRHFLELKTATDRDLSVVRADWARCSRLLQTTCSPLISWRQRRPDTMTSRAPEPPNYLLVTWEPGPAGGTKKEGGTRSEQETEIVGSALETSRQELESMRSLIETLEQQVETMRSQQETSQQELRSMRSQLEMSEQEIETVRAHLEVAEQEVRSMSSHLKGSMLEAESIKSQLAMSEKEAESMRLQLVMSQEETESMKSHLEIYEKEIASIRSDLGISEKELEYARSQFVMSQEETESMRSHLETYEEDVESMRSQLVMSEKEAESMRSQLVMSEKEVESMKSRLETCKKEAESLRSQHVMSEKEAESKRSQLVMSEKEVASLRSRLEMYEKEAESWLHEKERELRVSQNVQQSLDTLENERSALLQDLVLSREELLLSRLDGDLSREESRGLQCALHKAEKTNADLAVTQSRHKAEVEDLRDAAAKMGDLNRALSLDKVELNRLLLQMEKESERETASVREQLQRCEKERSEQSAEIARTTLCVQEDRKTRDHLETELRDIRGERDRLQEELRQERERLEEEQGRRSQDVGPLTRELSTLHVQLSVTERERQELREQLRDTRSRKQSLESALFTVQERASQLEITSSQREVEVKTVTQSKETIQDEVSLLHAERERSEERLLALSQRLSDMEREYQTERAQREALEEKELENLQDILEKERQLHQTSEGQAQRALEVQRSLQEKVKREREMSEQLQSNLEGVTVSLRELEREVSDLQASLRKNQNEKETALDTVECQILMVKERDHEINVLKEAIRECLEEKETALNALENQALALQERDRQITELRKTVEECNEEKETALTAQACLSITVQEREREIRAVKESMRQSQQEKETAVTALEHHIQTAKETNLQLAALRECIRECGEKKETAQKNLARCVLTVKEREGEIDALKERVQECQQEKETAMEGLSLSAREAEMELLALQKCVRECQVERKTAMGALEQTVKERDSEIVRLRESIRERQDERERTLEELQHQTLTFKERDSLIEALRESLTQCQLEKESALESLEGQILALKERDREFGILTETAQKRETALRSLDSLRMTLEERDREVLSLKEKLQVCWEERQTALKTAEHLTLTHRESDREIMSLKEGLRECREEKETSLSLLDSQILNVKERDIEIGVLKETVWALQKEKETALDAVECQNKALKERDATLAALQESVRECQREKVSALEQKALTEDERERDTRALQETIERCQREREVAKTTLDRWESQRETAERQREIKEKALRERVAELSQTLREKEREAEDVKRQSEREDRALKESVKELSQALIERVQEAEDDKRESERENRALRMRVTDLSQALKERETVEEDAKALKERLKELSQALIEKEGEAEKRRQSEKENKVLKTSITELSQALTEKGIQEEKRMGEVKAQKTEISELGQALIEKERETEEEKRQSEKEKETLRQRLTELSQALIQKGIQEEEREGVVKALKGRLEMIGQALTEKEREAEEEERGRKALKKRIIELSEALIGDLSEGQGEGNALIERVEVLGKALREKEKQSEEEERERKALRRRVTELSQALVEREREKEETEGEMNALKREIGELGQALVEKEREIEAEERQSEEEKSALRQRVTELSQALKEKEADEGVKGKENESLRRRVTELSQALTEKEREVEQEGGEREALRRKVVELSEVLTSSEMAEIQKEGERKALKDKVGELSKAIRDQERETEKQKRQSEREIQALTERVTELSQAITEKENETEERTQSERENKALRQRITESSQALGKMERGMMEKEGEMKALREKIGELGQALIVSEEEKGAVRHRTIQLSQALKEREADEELRGRENEALKRRVTELSQALREEEREKEETEGEMNALKREIGELGQALVEKEREIEAEERQSEEEKSALRQRVTELSQALKEKEADEVKGRENESLRRRVTELSQALTEKEREVEQEGGEREALRRKVVELSEVLTNSEMAEIQKEGERKALKDKVGELSKAIRDQERETEEQKRQSERQIQVLKDRVTELSQAITEENERGRETQALNMRVAELSQALKGKEAKVEKKEGEVKTLKRERAELGQALIEKEKETEEAKRHSERENKALRQRVTELQQSRIEERRETEGETKALKMEIRELGQALIEKERRIKEGEGQSEKEREILRLTVSGHSQALKKRESDEGGRENDALKRKVTELSQALTERETGERRQQEEGENKALRQRITELSQALVERERAMMEKEGEIKALRQKIGELGQALMEVKEEGEAQRRRIAGFSHAVTGRNLEVGIRAPSERAQQVEALLGDTEGKLERGERETGEEDGGDHEEREMGLHQEGKGRNGGLVREGEVEYGENVRQDQEEAHREREAGLEQLHEKVEALHREKAEAEWREGALRRRLEQAEAVLRSTEAEEISWRERAQDLEAELRRGGERTDAGSQGAQAGAGGSLQDRLETLRGVVARLENEKTALQDRNLQLSQTLQRVENGRRNLRRELRSLTVMSPRYSDAIRPREDAGDSSASQQSLVDLQRQVSLLRSQLYTERGHRSQYIQRCSRTTDDLLGLRHNLSRSLAAVTSDPRPQVLQREAARLDDTMSRSLGLPSP; from the exons atg AGCCGCGGAGAGGGTGAGTTGGAGAGATCTCTGCTGAGGTTGGAGGATGAGCAGCAGAG GTGTGAGGGTCTGGCCACAGTGAATGCTCTGCTCCGGGAGGACCTGGGACGCACACAGGAAACCAATGAGGTGCTGGGGGAAGATCTGCACAAACTGACTGCGGACTGGACTGGAGCAATGCAGGAACTGGAGCGCAAGGAGAGGGACTGGAAGGCAGAgcgagag CTCTATACTAGCTGTATACAGGGTGAGCGCTCTCGTCTCCTGCGAGTCTGGACAGAGGTCGTGACCTTTCACCGTCACTTCCTGGAGCTGAAAACCGCCACGGACAG GGACTTGTCTGTGGTGCGTGCAGATTGGGCGCGATGCTCCCGCCTCCTCCAGACAACCTGCTCCCCGCTCATCTCATGGAGACAACGGCGCCCAGACACTATGACATCACGAGCCCCCGAGCCACCCAATTATCTGTTGGTGACGTGGGAGCCGGGTCCAGCGGGGGGGACTAAGAAGGAAGGAGGGACTCGGAGCGAGCAGGAAACAGAGATTGTGGGGTCAGCTCTTGAGACATCTAGGCAGGAATTGGAGTCGATGAGGTCACTTATTGAGACACTGGAACAGCAGGTGGAAACGATGAGGTCACAACAAGAGACATCGCAACAGGAATTAAGGTCGATGAGGTCACAACTAGAGATGTCTGAACAGGAAATAGAAACGGTTAGAGCACATCTGGAAGTAGCAGAACAGGAAGTACGTTCTATGAGTTCACACCTAAAAGGCTCTATGCTGGAGGCGGAGTCTATCAAGTCACAGCTTGCAATGTCAGAGAAGGAGGCCGAGTCCATGAGGTTACAGCTTGTGATGTCACAGGAGGAGACGGAGTCCATGAAGTCACATCTGGAGATATATGAGAAGGAAATAGCATCTATAAGGTCAGATCTTGGGATATCAGAAAAGGAATTGGAGTATGCGAGGTCACAGTTTGTGATGTCACAGGAGGAAACAGAGTCTATGAGGTCACATCTGGAGACTTATGAGGAGGATGTGGAGTCCATGAGGTCACAGCTTGTGATGTCAGAGAAGGAGGCCGAGTCCATGAGGTCACAGCTTGTGATGTCAGAAAAAGAAGTAGAGTCTATGAAGTCACGCCTGGAGACATGTAAGAAAGAGGCAGAGTCCTTGCGGTCACAGCATGTGATGTCAGAGAAGGAGGCGGAGTCAAAGAGGTCACAGCTTGTGATGTCAGAAAAGGAGGTAGCATCTCTGAGGTCACGTCTGGAGATGTATGAGAAGGAGGCAGAGTCTTGGTTGCATGAGAAGGAGCGAGAGCTTCGAGTCAGTCAGAATGT CCAGCAGTCTCTGGACACACTCGAGAATGAGCGCTCTGCTCTTCTGCAGGATCTGGTGCTGTCTCGGGAAGAGCTGCTGCTCTCTCGCCTGGATGGTGATCTGTCTCGGGAGGAGAGCCGTGGTCTGCAGTGTGCTCTGCACAAG GCAGAGAAGACGAATGCTGACCTGGCTGTGACACAGAGCAGACATAAGGCAGAAGTAGAAGATCTTCGAGATGCGGCAGCCAAGATGGGAGACTTGAACCGGGCGCTGTCTTTGGATAAAGTGGAACTGAATCGTCTGTTGTTGCAG ATGGAGAAGGAGTCGGAGCGAGAGACTGCCTCAGTCCGAGAGCAGCTTCAGCGGTGTGAGAAAGAGCGTTCAGAGCAGAGTGCGGAGATTGCCAGAACAACGCTCTGTGTGCAGGAGGACAGGAAGACTAGAGACCACCTGGAAACCGAGCTGAGAGATatccggggagagagagacaggctgcaGGAGGAGTTGAGACAG gagaGGGAGCGCCTGGAGGAGGAGCAGGGAAGGCGGTCTCAGGATGTGGGGCCCCTCACCAGAGAGCTGTCTACTCTGCATGTGCAGCTCAGCGTGACCGAGAGAGAGCGCCAGGAACTGAGGGAGCAGCTGAGAGACACCCG GTCAAGGAAGCAGTCTCTTGAGAGTGCTCTATTTACAGTCCAAGAGAGAGCGTCACAGCTGGAGATCACCTCCAGTCAGCGAGAGGTGGAAGTTAAGACAGTCACACAGTCCAAAGAGACCATCCAAG aTGAGGTTTCCCTTCTgcatgctgagagagagagatcggagGAGAGACTGCTCGCTCTGTCCCAGAGACTGTCTGATATGGAGCGAGAGTaccagacagagagagcgcaacGAGAAGCACTGGAAGAAAAG GAATTAGAGAATCTGCAAGACATTCTGGAGAAGGAGCGACAGCTGCATCAGACCTCCGAGGGCCAAGCACAGAGAGCGCTTGAAGTTCAGCGGTCTCTTCAGGAGAAAgtcaagagagagcgagagatgtCTGAGCAGCTTCAGAGCAACCTAGAGGGAGTGACTGTCTCTTTGAGAGAGCTCGAGAGAGAGGTGTCAGATCTCCAAGCCAGCCTGCGAAAGAACCAGAATGAGAAAGAGACTGCTCTGGACACTGTAGAGTGTCAGATTCTAATGGTGAAAGAGCGAGACCATGAAATTAACGTTTTAAAAGAGGCCATAAGAGAGTGCCTTGAAGAAAAGGAGACGGCTCTTAATGCTTTGGAGAACCAAGCTCTGGCTTTACAAGAGCGAGACAGGCAAATTACAGAGCTGAGAAAGACTGTTGAAGAGTGCAACGAAGAAAAAGAGACTGCTTTAACTGCGCAAGCGTGTCTGAGCATTACTGTGCAAGAAAGAGAGCGTGAAATCAGGGCTGTGAAAGAGAGTATGAGGCAGAGCCAGCAAGAAAAAGAGACCGCTGTCACTGCCTTAGAGCATCACATCCAGACTGCTAAAGAGACAAATTTGCAGCTTGCAGCCCTTAGAGAGTGTATCAGAGAGTGCGGAGAAAAGAAGGAGACGGCTCAGAAAAACTTAGCGCGCTGCGTTCTGACtgtaaaagagagagagggtgaaattGATGCTTTGaaagagagagttcaagagtgTCAACAAGAAAAAGAGACAGCTATGGAAGGCCTTTCTCTTTCAgctagagaggcagagatggaactTTTAGCTCTAcaaaagtgtgtgagagagtgccagGTTGAACGAAAGACTGCAATGGGTGCTCTGGAACAAACTGTAAAAGAAAGAGACAGTGAAATTGTGAGATTGAGAGAGAGTATACGAGAGCGACAGgatgagagagagcgcacactgGAGGAGTTACAGCATCAAACTCTGACTTTCAAAGAAAGAGACAGTCTGATTGAGGCTTTAAGAGAGAGCTTGACACAGTGTCAGCTAGAGAAAGAGAGCGCTCTTGAATCTTTAGAGGGCCAGATTCTGGCATTaaaggaaagagacagagagtttGGCATTTTGACAGAGACTGCACAAAAAAGAGAGACTGCTCTGCGCTCTTTAGACAGCCTGCGGATGACCCTAGAAGAAAGAGACCGTGAAGTACTGTCTCTAAAAGAGAAGTTACAAGTGTGTtgggaagagagacagactgCCCTGAAAACTGCAGAGCATCTGACtttaacacacagagagagcgatcGGGAAATTATGTCTTTGAAGGAGGGACTTCGAGAGTGCCGGGAGGAAAAAGAGACATCCCTGAGTTTATTAGATTCCCAGATTCTGAATGTGAAAGAGAGAGATATTGAGATTGGAGTGCTGAAAGAGACCGTTTGGGCcttgcagaaagagaaagagaccgCTCTTGATGCCGTGGAGTGTCAGAACAAGGCTTTAAAAGAGAGAGATGCAACTCTTGCAGCCTTACAGGAGAGTGTCCGAGAGTGCCAGAGGGAAAAAGTGAGTGCATTGGAGCAGAAGGCTTTGACTGAagacgagagagagcgagacaccaGAGCCTTGCAAGAGACCATAGAAAGATGCCAAAGGGAAAGAGAGGTCGCAAAGACCACTTTAGACCGCTGGGAGTctcagagagagacagctgagagacagagagagataaaaGAGAAAGCTTTGAGGGAGAGGGTTGCAGAACTTTCCCAGactctgagagagaaagagagagaggccgAGGACGTGAAGAGGCAGtctgagagagaggacagagctcTGAAAGAGAGTGTAAAAGAACTTTCCCAGGCTCTAATAGAGAGAGTGCAAGAGGCAGAGGATGACAAgagagaatctgagagagagaatagagcTCTGAGGATGAGAGTAACAGATCTCTCTCAGGctctaaaagagagagagacagttgaGGAGGATGCTAAAGCTCTGAAAGAGAGGTTAAAAGAACTTTCTCAGGCTCtgatagagaaggagggggaggcagAAAAGAGAAGGCAGTCTGAGAAAGAGAACAAAGTTCTGAAAACGAGCATAACAGAACTTTCCCAGGCTCTGACAGAGAAGGGAATTCAAGAAgagaagagaatgggggaggtGAAAGCGCAGAAGACAGAGATATCAGAGCTTGGGCAAGCTCTgatagagaaggagagagagacggaggaagAGAAGAGACAGAGTGAGAAAGAGAAGGAAACTCTGAGACAGAGGTTGACAGAACTTTCCCAGGCTCTGATACAGAAGGGGATtcaagaagaagagagagagggggtggtgaaAGCTCTGAAAGGGAGGCTAGAAATGATTGGCCAGGCtctgacagagaaagagagggaggcagaagaagaggagagagggaggaaagctctAAAGAAAAGGATAATAGAACTTTCCGAGGCTCTGATTGGGGATCTGTctgaggggcagggagagggcaACGCCCTAATAGAGAGAGTGGAGGTACTTGGAAAAGCtttgagagagaaggagaaacagagtgaggaagaggagagagagaggaaagctcTGAGGAGGAGAGTAACAGAGCTTTCTCAGGctctggtagagagggagagagaaaaagaggagacagaaggggagaTGAATGCTCTGAAAAGAGAGATTGGAGAACTCGGACaagctctggtagagaaggagcgAGAGATCGAGGCggaggagagacagagtgaggaagagaagTCAGCTCTTAGACAGAGGGTAACAGAGCTTTCTCAGGCTCTGAAAGAGAAAGAAGCAGATGAAGGAGTGAAAGGGAAAGAAAATGAATCTCTAAGGAGGAGGGTAACAGAACTTTCCCAGGCTctgacagagaaggagagagaggtggagcaagaggggggagagagagaagctcTGAGGAGGAAAGTAGTAGAACTTTCTGAGGTTCTCACCAGCAGTGAGATGGCTGAGatacagaaagagggagagaggaaagctCTGAAGGACAAGGTTGGCGAACTCTCCAAGGCCATAAGAGaccaggagagagagactgagaagcAGAAGAggcagtctgagagagagatccAAGCTCTGACAGAGAGGGTAACAGAACTTTCCCAGGCAATAACAGAGAAGGAGAACGAGACAGAGGAGAGGAcacagtctgagagagagaacaaAGCTCTGAGGCAGAGGATTACAGAATCGTCACAGgctctggggaaaatggagagaggcatgatggagaaagagggagagatgaaagccctgagaGAGAAGATTGGAGAACTTGGACAAGCTCTGATAGTTAGTGAAGAAGAGAAGGGAGCTGTGAGACACAGAACAATACAACTTTCCCAGGCTCtgaaagagagagaagcagatgAAGAATTGAGAGGACGAGAAAATGAAGCTCTAAAGAGGAGGGTAACAGAGCTTTCTCAGGCtctgagagaggaggagagagaaaaagaggagacagaaggggagaTGAATGCTCTGAAAAGAGAGATTGGAGAACTCGGACaagctctggtagagaaggagcgAGAGATCGAGGCggaggagagacagagtgaggaagagaagTCAGCTCTTAGACAGAGGGTAACAGAGCTTTCTCAGGCTCTGAAAGAGAAAGAAGCAGATGAagtgaaagggagagaaaatgaatctCTAAGGAGGAGGGTAACAGAACTTTCCCAGGCTctgacagagaaggagagagaggtggagcaagaggggggagagagagaagctcTGAGGAGGAAAGTAGTAGAACTTTCTGAGGTTCTCACCAACAGTGAGATGGCTGAGatacagaaagagggagagaggaaagctCTGAAGGACAAGGTTGGAGAACTCTCCAAGGCCATAAGAGaccaggagagagagactgaggagcAGAAGAGGCAGTCTGAGAGGCAGATCCAAGTTCTGAAAGATAGGGTAACAGAACTTTCCCAGGCAATAACAGAGGAaaacgagagagggagagaaactcAGGCTCTAAATATGAGGGTGGCAGAACTTTCACAGGCTCTAAAAGGGAAGGAGGCCAAAGTggagaagaaagagggagaggtgaAAACTctgaagagagagagggcagaactCGGACAAGCTCTGatagagaaggagaaagagactgAAGAAGCAAAGAGGCATAGTGAGAGAGAAAATAAAGCTCTGAGACAGAGGGTAACAGAACTTCAGCAGTCTCGgatagaggagaggagggagacagaAGGGGAGACAAAAGCTCTGAAGATGGAGATTAGGGAACTTGGACAAGCTCTGATAGAGAAGGAGCGAAGgataaaggagggggagggacagagtgagaaagagagggagatttTGAGACTGACGGTATCAGGCCACTCTCAGGCTCTGAAAAAGAGAGAATCagacgagggagggagagaaaatgatGCTCTAAAAAGAAAGGTTACAGAACTTTCTCAGgctctgactgagagagagacaggggagagaagacagcaagaggagggagagaacAAAGCTCTGAGGCAGAGGATTACAGAACTTTCACAGGCtctggtggaaagggagagagcgatgatggagaaagagggagagattaAAGCCCTGAGACAGAAGATTGGAGAACTTGGGCAAGCTCTGATGGAGGTGAAAGAAGAGGGAGAAGCTCAGAGGAGGAGAATAGCAGGATTTTCCCATGCTGTGACGGGACGAAATCTGGAGGTTGGGATTAGAGCCCCGAGTGAGAGAGCACAGCAGGTGGAGGCTCTGCTCGGAGATACAGAGGGCAAGCTGGaaaggggggagcgagagacggGAGAGGAGGATGGAGGGGACCATGAGGAAAGAGAGATGGGTCTTCATCAGGAGGGGAAAGGCAGGAACGGAGGATTGGTCAGGGAGGGTGAAGTCGAATATGGGGAGAATGTGAGGCAAGATCAGGAGGAGGCACACCGAGAAAGGGAGGCAGGACTGGAACAGTTGCATGAAAAGGTGGAGGCTCTACATCGTGAGAAGGCGGAGGCCGAGTGGAGGGAAGGGGCCCTAAGACGGAGGCTGGAACAAGCAGAGGCCGTGCTGAGGAGCACAGAGGCCGAAGAGATTTCCTGGAGGGAAAGAGCCCAAGACCTTGAGGCCGAGCtgaggagaggaggg